In the Equus caballus isolate H_3958 breed thoroughbred chromosome 14, TB-T2T, whole genome shotgun sequence genome, GTAATACTGGCTTAGCCTCTAAGACCTAGGATACATCTATAATTGAATGAATGTGAACCTATAGAAAGATAAGCTAAGATTTATgagatttggggaaaaattatatgtttttcaTTCTTGGTCATAAATCAGTTGAGAGGTAGATGGGTGGTCCCGGGATGGCAGGCAACAGTGCCTTCATTGACTTAGGACTTCTTTTATTATGTCCAAGTCAGATGTCTCTCCATTCGTCTCCAGCTTCCAGCCACAAGAAGCAGGATTTAGCTGTGTGTTCAAAGGCTTATTTAAACTTTGAATGTAATGGCAGAAATGTAGATTGAGTATAGGATGACAACTAGAAATCCATGACATAtactatgccaggcacactgTTCTTTGCAATAAATGCTTTTATATGTAAAAAACAGTCAATGTTGGGCTATTAAATCATTTAGCATCTCTAATATGCCTCTGAAGGAAAGCATCTATTAGAATGCTAATTTGCAGAATATTATAAACACGCTTTTGGTCACTTGCATCACCTTTCTTTCTGTAGATGACCTTATAAAAAATTCTTCAGTGAACACTCCTATACTCATTTGTgtattcttttctcttatttccacTTAGTTAAAGGCCTACTATGTGTCATGCCCTCTGTCCAATGCTAGAAGCAAGATGGTGAGCAAAAGCAGAGAGAGTCACTGTTCCCTAGGAATTTAAATGTACTGATTAAAGTTATTATGCACCAACGAATGGAAATGCTCCTTCACTGCATGACTGTTCTGCACAAAAGCTCTGAAACAGCTTCCCACATGTCATCTGTCTTCGCTGTCCTCAGCATCTCGTTAGGTAGACAGCAGCTCTACATTTTAGAGCAAGTGAAAATGAGACACAGGAAACTCAACAATATTCTAAACCTGACATTTTGTTAATGAAAGGGAGTTTGGATAGAAAACttgccattttattcttttgaaaaaccAGTTTGTTGGGATGTTTATGTACCCAAGCTAATCAGTTTTagatataatataataattaaaaaaaaatatatatatatacatatagagagagacaaaagCAACTACTACAGCAGTTTGAATTTAGAGTGTTTACATTACCCCAAAAATGTCCTTCTTCCCGCTGCAGCTCATGCCATCTTCCCACTCCCAACCCCAGGCAACCGCTCATCTACTTTCCATTCCTCTTGTTTTGACTTCTCTGGACATTTTatgtaaaaagaatgaaacaatgtTTTTTTGTATCTGCTTCTTTCACAACATATTTTTGTGGTTCATTCACACTGGAGCATAAATCAATAGTTCATTACTTTTTAACGTTTAATAGTATTTCGTGTTGTATTGTATGgccacatttgtttatttatccactAGTTTATGTACGTTGTGATTGTTACCACTGTTTggctattaagaaaaataatactatgAACCTTATCACACAGGTCTTTTGATGgacctatgttttcatttttcttgggtaaacaTCTAGAAGGAGAATGGATGGTTTGTATGGTAGGTTTATGTTGAATTTTTTAAGAATCTGTGACTCCaatttccaaagtggctgtaccttCTCACATTCCACCAGTGATGTATGAGGATTCCGTttcctctacatcctcaccaacaatcGTTCTTACATACCTTTTTAATAGTCCCTCTAGTCaatggctttattatttttataattgtaaaaATACACGATGGTCGAGGAGAGCCTCTTCGacaagtggtgttgggaaaactgggtgtCTACATGCAGCAGGATATAACTCGAGCACAATACCAAATTTTTATTCTTACTGTGTAGCTACAATAACGAAGACAGTGTGGGATTAGTGAGGAGTTAGATATAGATCCGTAggacagaatagagaacccagaaatatgGGTGTAAAACAATTGAAGCAATAAGTATACTCTTTCAACCACTAGTGCTGGAACACTTGGACAGGAATAGTCAAATAGTGAAGACTGAACTGAAATTCACCCCTactaaaagattaaaataagaggctggcccggtggctcagcggttaagtgtgcaccttctgctTTTCACCTGCCCGgcgttcgccagttgggatcccgggtgtggacctgcacaccgccTGGCATTCacgctatggtaggcgtcccacatataaagtagacaaagatgggcatggatgttagctcagggccaggcttcctcgtcaaaaagaggaggactggcagtagttagctcagggctaaactttcttggagaaaaaaaaaaaggaaagaaaaacaaaggaaaaaacagattaaaataaaatgaagcatagATTAAAgataagaagtaaaactataaatattttagaagagaACATAGAAGAAACTCTTTGTGGCCTAGAGTTCTTAGATAATCTTACCAACAGAGAACAAAAATACTGAAATCAAGGGTCGCGCCCCACGGTGTACTGGTTCAGCTCGCActctctgctttgctggccctgGGTTCACGGGATGGATCCCctcacagacctatgcactgcttatcaagccatgctgtggcaggcgttccacatatacaGCAGAGCAAAGTGgacagggatgttagctcaggaataatcttcctcaaaaacagcTCAAATAATCTGAAAGCAAGGGAACTTAAGGTTGGAAAGAATTTGGAATATGTTGTATTCCAACTTTATTCCTTTAAAGGAattatgtatgtttgtatattcTTATATTGAAGATATGTCATTGacagttaagtgaaaaaagctagcCACGAGAATTAACTTTGATTTTATTgttctatctctatctatctatctatctatcatcttctTTTATCACCTTTAAGGCCAGCATCTGTAAATCTCTCTCAGCTCTATCTTCCTCTGTGTCTGCATCAAATCTTCTCTTgtctctcttttataagaacacatGTGATGACATATGGAGCTTACCTAgaaaatttatatagagagagataaatGTATAAATGTGTATATCTCTATATTCTGTATATATGTGATGctaatatataattgtatataaaatatgtgttattacatacatatatgcatgtatagAAACATATATAGAGATgtatacatgtgtacatatatgtacacacaggcaggcacacatatatatacatgcgcatatatctttaaatatatacccatgtgcatatttgtgtgtgATTTTAGTATAGTTGTATATTAAATATCTGCacatttatgcatatatatatttatactattaaacatttcagaaaagatGGATGTGCAACAAACAATCCATACTTCTAACAATCTCTTtagtcattaattttaaaatcttgtggCCTGTTGTTCATCACAGGCAGTGTCTCCTGCTCTTAATCTCTGCCGATGAATACGAACAAGAGAAAAAGTCCAGTGCATGGGACATAAGGAAGTCACAATAAATTCAACTCTAAACTTCAGTTGATATTTCCCTCCGATGTCATGTGCCAGAAGGATTTGCCAGCACAACTGTCTCTGACGGTGTCCATGTAACGATTTCAAAGAGCCAGCATGAGCACAACAGTCACTTGAATGTAATGAAGGAAAACTTTTTGCATTTATCAGAATTGCTATCCTTCCATTGAATCAGCATGAAACAGGGCTAGACTCAGAGGTTCTTGTCTAAATCTTGGCTTTCTTCACTGATAAAAAAGGCAAGTTAGATTAGGCTCACAAATGTGTGTGTAAGAGACAATTTAAATGCAgactgttttaatattttatccctAATATTTATGACAAATCTATGTGACAGAAGTTGTTGTCACGTTTAAAATTAGTAACTTGTGGATTCCATAGTCTGAATACGGTGTCCAGGCTGCCTGGTGGTggatgggatttgaactcaggactTTCATCTGCCAACGCTCTTTGCGCTGAGTCAGGCTGTGGAGCAGATCAGCTAAACAGCTCTGATGAAATCTCCTCCCACTCAAACCCTACAGGGTCTCCCGCTTCACTTTGAGGTAAAGGTCTAATTGTTCAACCTAGAATTTAGGGCCCTGTCCCAGGTGGTCTCAATTTCACACCCgagccttctttctctcctcttcttagtATTCACAAGCTGTCCTGTAGCCCAGGGTCCCAAAGCTGGCAGCCCCAACACTCATCTGGGAGCTTTGTGAACATTCCTGGTTGTGATATTCTGCCATAGTTTTACAAGGTGTTCTCATCTGGGGAAACTGGTTGAAAGGGACATGAGAACTCTCTGCATTTGACTTACACCTTTATGAGAATCTCCAGTTATcgcaaaacaaaaatttaatcaAAATCAAATCTCCAATTGAGCCTCATGGGCTTCTAGTGTTGCCAAGTGATAAGGGTCTAGGTACGTGTCTAGTCTCCATTCCCAAAACTCATTCTCCTTCCTGTTTtgattctcctttccttcctattCGGTATCTTAGGAAGATTTCATATCTCATCTCTAAGGGTTTCAAAGCACTgatcttccctcctcccttccccatacTTCTGGGTACATCAGATCAAACTGTCCCAAATCTCCTCCAGAGGGAATATCTACTGAGACTTCTTTGTGAGACCTCTCTCTCGAGTTCATTTACAGCCTCCAGGAAGAACAGAGAATACCTCAGCGTCTTATCTGCCAGGAGCCATCTGTCTCACCCCCAGAGAGGTCTTCACCAACAAATCAATAAAGGAAGCGCGTCAGCTGGGTGGCTGTGGTTGGGAAGAAGAGGTGAACAAGCTCGGCACGGTCTGTGGAGGTGTCGGCCTCGCTCCCCACGGCCTTCTCTGTTTCAGGTAGGTCCAGCGGGGACACTGTGGAGGGAGCCCTGGTGAAGAGCATTGCTGTGAGGACAGCTGCAACTGAGTCTTTCCTGAAAGAACTGCTTGTATTTTCTGAGGAAAACCTGAGATTCCCAAGTGCATGTTTCCTTAAATGCAGCCAGGCTCCCTGTGGGCTGAGCCAAAGGCTGGGAGAGCAAATGGCTCCTTCTCCGATGTGCACGGAGGACTTGGCCTAGTGTTTCTCTCGAGTCTCTATGAGGCCTTCTGTTCACATGCATGTCTTGTTGATTGTGagttggaggaagaaaaaagtggATAGTCCTCTATAATAAGGAATCTAGGGGAGTAGAGCGATTCCCTCCCCCATAAGAAACTTTCATCGGGAAACGGGCCATTTGTCCCTGTGCCATGTGTTACGAACAGTCCTATGGGTTTCTTCTACAGACTTGACAAAATGTCTTTCTTCTCATCATGGATGAAagctatttttgttgttgtcttaCTATTTCCTCTACATTCTGGTGAGTAAAGTTTTCAGTCCTCGATGAAGCATTTCTCATATCTTAGAAAATTTAGGAAACAACTGCTATGGTCTAGGAATGGAGGAGTTTGTTTTACTGGGTTTGTAATACTTAAACTGGCAAAATGAAATAGAGCAGGTTTacaaatatccttttaaaaattgcatcagtagttttctttctcttctttcccacttTAGAGACGTGGAGACAGAGAAGTGCGTTAGAATGAGCAGTGGAACCTAGCTTTTCCTCCACCTACAATGAAAGACATTTACCTATCTTTAGGGTGAAGAGTTTCTGGAGGTCAGATTCCATgactgctgagagcaaagtgtGGGGAGTAATGATGTTTTCTGGATCAGGGCTTCCTTGACAATCTGCTTTGTTGTTTGACAGCTCTGAGTAGAGTCAAGGTTTCATGTGTGGAGAGAACTCATCCATCCCTCTGCAGACAGCTTACCTTCTTTAAAGCATAAGGTGGACCCATGAATTTCAGAGTAAAGTAGCTGTAAGGTATTGGATAGATCCCTGATTTAGACCTAAGTACTAATTTAATTAAGTAGTAATTAATTTCCTCATATTTTGTGACTTTATGTAAGGGATAATGAATGGCATTAAGCAAGGCATTGTCGTCTCTGACGTGGATGTCTCATctataaaaaagacagaaaaaaagcagGGTTTGGTGATTACTAAACAATACACAAAATTGTTTTTCACAGAGTGAGGTTAATTGGGAATTATGTTTCCAGATTTCGAGTTATTTTGTGAACTTATTGTTTTGCTACCATCCCAAAGGCTCCCCTCGTTACTTGCAGGGTACGGAGTAGGTAATTTGCCTGGTATCTTGCTACCAAAAGATGGGGGATCTTCGTACTGTATACTCTGAtagttttctcctcttcttcttagttttaatttgccttttgtGTTTTGGTTGCAGAAACTTCTTTTTCAAGACCAAACACAGTTCGAAGAATAGTAAGTTAGTATTGGTTAATTTGGGAATTGAAATCGTAAAACTAGTAATTTTTTTCATAGCAAATTTCATCAAACAAAATGTACAAGAGAATGATCCTTCACAaagtgaaacaagaaaaaaaagcctgTGTTATTATTATACTGAGTTCAAGAAAAAGAATCTCGCCACCCTTATAAGATCATttgggggccagtctggtgggaAGTAGTTAAGATTAAGCACTCTGCTTCCACGGTCTGTgcttctccagttcagatcctgggtgaggacctacacactgctagtcaagccaagctgtggcaggcatcccacatataaagtataggaggatgggcatggatgatagctcagggtcCATCTtgctcagccaaaagaggaggattggctgcataagttagctcagggataatcttccttatTCTCACAAAAAAGAATCATTCAGCATTGTAGAcaagataaaaatattcagtTATTCAAAAATTCCAATACCATGTGTAAGTCTTGTTATATACAAGTATTGGATATCAGTTAAGGAGTGTTTAAAGTAGAATTGTTTATCctagaaaaacaagaagatttaaaataattttccacttACAATTAGGTAAacaaaaattttcattcattcatggagTGGAATGTTACATAGAGGTGAAATAAATTAACTATAGTTCTAAACACCTGAATAGATAAAGGTTGCAAACACCTTTAAAAGTGAGTCATGTAAGAATACACACAGTATTGTTCATTTATGTAAATTCCCAGCACTACTATCACTAAACACACAACATGTATTCTATTTGATTGTATACCCGTGCACAAACActcaaatatatgaataaatacatatgcaGTGATGATCTGAAATTAGAGCATCTATTAGTGAAACTCTTGAGAAACACAAGGGAATTATAGGAAATTTACTTTTATGATTCTTGTGGTATGAAATAATGGGAGAAATCTGACCCAGGTGTAGGGGACACAGGGGCAGAGTCACtaaattttcaaaacacattctaccctttgctgattttctgaAAATAGTATTGTGtttgtaaaaatatatgaatCGTATTTTATGTCTAAGCGTGTTGTGGGTACcttcatgtttctttttaaacctcAGTATACAATGTATTTATACCTTTTTGATGCATGACATTTTGTATTaagaacaaagaatattttattcagtttattATCTGATAAATTTTGTGTTGTCTCCTTATGCTTAGGACCCGGACTGTGACGTGTTTAAAGATCGATTACATTTATGCACCAGAGAATGGAATCCAATCTGCGCAACCAATGGTGAAACTTATCCCAATCCATGCGTTTTCTGCAGTTATAGGATGTAagaatgaaaagttaaatattgGCTCTTCCCAAATAATGAAAATACCATCACAAAATGATAGGAACATCCATATTTCTGATAATGTAGGCTCAGTATCTTTGGAAAATTACTATCTCTGTAAAAGCCACAGAAACACACTTGTGCCTATCCCTTAAGTTCTTGTTTCCGAAAGCAGTTTTGTATTTGATGTCTCATTATAACTCTATGGGATATTCCACAAATGTATAAAccaattaacttatttaattattATGACTTACGAATGGAAGTCTAATGTCCAATAAAAGGTAATTCCGAAGTCCAGATGTGAAGTGGTAATCTCCGTGATGTAGCTGCAAGCTACAGGGAGCGTGACTGAGCAAAAACCTTACTGACTACAGAACTCTGAAACCCATCACAATGGGCCCATTCCTGCTGGAAGGGACTCCTCTGCTGGTCCCCTTGGGTTCCTGAACTCCATGACAGACTCCTAACCTTCCTGAGAGAGCAGGGCATTCTAGGACACTTCCACCTGACCTTCCTTCCTGTGTCCTTCACTCTAAAGGAGTCTGCAGTCTACAGTTTTGGCCAACCTTTGTGCAAGCCCATTTTCCCTCACAGGTGTttcctctcatttaatcctctacTTGGCTTCTACTTCTAGAGGACCTCTAAGACAATCTCTGGTCCTGTCCTCTCTCAGATCTGGGAAGGTTCAAAGACTGAGTCAGGACTGAGCACGTAGGGAGAGTCATGGAGCCCAGGTCAGGGGAGGACGTGTGCAGACCTGGGGAGCAGACAGGGCCCAGCTGCTTGTGGTCATGGAGCACAGCCTCCCTTCTTCTATGTTCAAATCCACCTCATTTAGAAGCTCTTCATGCAATACGCAGGCAATTTTAAATGTTCcttcaataatttctttttctttctctgtcttttgctTTCTTACAGTGAATCTGGTggaaaatttgattttcttcattATCGTGAATGCTGAGTCTGCCAGAGCTACACATTTCTATGCCTTTCATTGCAATCCCGTTTTGCAGTGGATTCCAGAAGCAATTAGAGTCTTCTCAGTCAGAGCTTAAAATACCTAGAGGACCACACAAGGCCTTCTGTGGTATATAAGTTGAAATATAGGATGTTGAagaatttttctaattctaaGAATCTGTGATTGAAAGATTTTTATCCTCTATGTTGAATTATGACTGGCAATTGGAAAACTATCTTCCATTTTATTTGATAATATAAAGCCTAATGGAATTTACAATCATAAATATTTCAATCAATAGAAGTTAAATAATAGCATCTTTCTTAAAataccatttctttctttggttGGTTAACAGGTGCAGCACACAATACTTTTGGTAATACtattaaagaaatgttttcaaaggTGAACACATAATGCATTACTTCGATGTTTATTAACACTACAGACACTTGGGCTCTTCTTTATCCTAAAGAATCAAAACCTCTAGGAGAGACATCTGGGAGCTTGACTTCTAACAAGTACTCCAGGTCAATCTGTGATCCCAAAGGTTAGGCAATATGGACTTCAATTCTAAAATATAGGACGTGTATAATTAAATGAATTGCAGAGCCCATCCAATGATATTGTAAGGCATCTGAGGTTTGGGAGAAGAAGTTATATTACTTTCTTTATCTCTCACAAATCAGTCCAAAGATAGGTTGGTAACCCTGGAATGCAAGGCAACTCTGCCTTCATCAATCTAGGATTTTCATTAGTAGTCCAAGTCCTAagcttctccatttctctccGTCTCTCAGACAAGGAGAAGCTGGCTTTATTTGGGTGGCCAAATGCTCCTTTAAAGCTTGATTCTAGTGGCAGAATTGTAGATTGACTACTGGAAGAGAAGTATCAATTTGCTCCATATATGATATCAGACCTGCTTTTCTTTTCACTAAACATCTTCTACTATAAAAGGGTGATCCTTGTGGGAggtgctcattcatttacattctTTAGTATTAATTCTTAATGAAAACATTTAGTAGAATGTACAGTTTTAGAGCCACACGATGAAAATACATTCACTTTCATGGCCATTTTCATTACAGAGAACCCACATAGAACACCTTATTCAGTGAATGCTGACAAATGCGTACGTatgttgtttttacttttgaaaaattgattttaattttttctctttacttttatgCGTCATATTATGAACAAAACACCCTACTATGCTTTGAGGAATGTATACTCACAGGAAAAGTTGGTCAACAAAGGGAAATGTTGTAATCGTCTTCTAGGAACGATCAGTGTACTGGTGGAAGTTCGTATCCATTCGTGAATAGGGATCCACCTCACTGCATGACTATTTCCACACAAGCTTTGTGGGTCAGCCTCCCACATCCCACGTGTTATGGAACTTAGTTTTTAGAAGAATCTTGTTGGATAGACATCAGCTCCAAGTTTCAGCTATAATGAAAGTGAGACACAGGAAAGCTAACAATATTTAAAATCTGACATTTGATAAGAGAAATAGTgtgtttttaattgagataaaattaataaaacttcaAATTTGTCACTTTAAAGCAGAcaattatgtattttttgtaatatttctccacaatgttgtacaaccatcgccactatctaatttcagaacatttccatcctctctcccatttcaaaaacaaaaacaaacaaaacaacacttCTTCCCAATTCCCCATCAATCCCTGGCCACCACTAAACTACTTCTTtcctctgtggatttgcctattttgggcATTTCATAGAAATGCAATCATAGGATAAGTGTATGTTTTTCacatgaaatgaaatatatagatatatggtTTGTGGTCTTATagaaatatctatatatatggtttgtggtcttttgtgaacGACATCTTTCATGTAGCTCtaggttttcaaggttcatccctgttgtagcacgtactcatattctttcctttttatgactgagtaatag is a window encoding:
- the LOC138917278 gene encoding uncharacterized protein; the protein is MELDGGEGKMNKIATVASLSVVPSCEGRREELREQSTLTRNTGGSSSSFIRKTLSKLALDSVCLSIEIEQCALCHCCKYLQGVSSSDSLTCLSSHHRSKIFSSSWPSLFILPPGRTENTSASYLPGAICLTPREVFTNKSIKEARQLGGCGWEEEVNKLGTVCGGVGLAPHGLLCFRLDKMSFFSSWMKAIFVVVLLFPLHSETSFSRPNTVRRIDPDCDVFKDRLHLCTREWNPICATNGETYPNPCVFCSYRIESGGKFDFLHYREC